atcgatctctttggacacagaaaaggagaacattccatcaacatcttttatcttatttctGATCCATATCTTTTCATCTCGGGcgtagttgatggaaatctcatacttttctGTTCCCTTCTCGTCATCTGGACCATCTTTatctatgccttctttcagacatttttcagtatcaggttcttctggaacctttccatttatgtcttctttcagacatctttcaaTATCAGGTTATTCTCGAACCTTACTATTTTGCTCatccaatttctttttctttcaggGATTTTTATCTTTGAAACCCGCTGGCCTCCccctctttaactgaaccctaggttcatttattttatttccatcagtttgttctttaggaacatcaactcttgatggaacattttcagcGGGTATACATGACTTCGTCACCCTTTTCGTATCTGTGAACGCATTTGGTAACTGGTttgccaaattatgcaaatgcacaattttctgAACTTCCAGTTCTCTTTGATTCGTAGGGGGATCAAGGTGTAACAACGACGGTGTACACCATGTAATCTCTTGAGAAATTTTACCAATTCCTCCCCCTAACGCTGGAAATTCATCCTCATTAAAATGACAATCGACAAACCTTGCCGTAAACATATCACCAGTTACTGGTTCCagatatcttattatatttggTGACGTATAACCCACATATATTCTCAATCTCCTTTGTGGGcccatttttgttctttgtggcggAGCTATCGGAACATAGAccgcacacccaaagacacTGAGATGAGATATATCTGGCTCTTGCTCAGATGCCAATTGTAATGGGGAGTACTTATGATATGCACTTGGTCTTTATCGAACCAGTGCAGCCGCATGCAatatagcatgtccccatacaaaAATTGGGAGCTTTGTTCTCAAGATTAACGGTCTTGCAATCAACTGCAACCGTTTTATCAATGACTCGGCCATGCCATTTTGTGTATGCACATGGGGAACTGGATGTTCCAATCATGTCTTTTCTGACATTCCAAAATGGACCTTGGATcgggatcatcattttcatgatcgatctctttggacacagaaaaggagaacattccatcaatatcttttatcttatttctGATCCATATCTTTTCATCTCGGGcgtagttgatggaaatctcatacttttctGTTCCCTTCTCGTCATCTGGACCATCTTTatctatgccttctttcagacatttttcagtatcaggttcttctggaacctttccatttatgtcttctttcagacatctttcaaTATCAGGTTCTTCTCGAACCTTACTATTTTGCTCatccaatttctttttctttcaggGATTTTTATCTTTGAAACCCGCTGGCCTCCccctctttaactgaaccctaggttcatttattttatttccatcagtttgttctttaggaacatcaactcttgatggaacattttcagcGGGTATACATGACTTCGTCACCCTTTTCGTATCTGTGAACGCATTTGGTAACTGGTttgccaaattatgcaaatgcacaattttctgAACTTCCAGTTCTCTTTGATTCGTAGGGGGATCAAGGTGTAACAACGACGGTGTACACCATGTAATCTCTTGAGAAATTTTACCAATTCCTCCCCCTAACGCTGGAAATTCATCCTCATTAAAATGACAATCGACAAACCTTGCTGTAAACATATCACCAGTTACTGGTTCCagatatcttattatatttggTGACGTATAACCCACATATATTCTCAATCTCCTTTGTGGGcccatttttgttctttgtggcggAGCTATCGGAACATAGAccgcacacccaaagacacTGAGATGAGATATATCTGGCTCTTGCTCAGATGCCAATTGTAATGGGGAGTACTTATGATATGCACTTGGTCTTTGTCGAACCAGTGCAGCCGCATGCAatatagcatgtccccatacaaaAATTGGGAGCTTTGTTCTCAAGATTAACGGTCTTGCAATCAACTGCAACCGTTTTATCAATGACTCGGCCATGCCATTTTGTGTATGCACATGGGGAACTGGATGTTCCACATCAATCCCCAttgacatacaataatcatcaaAGGCTTGTGATGTAaattcaccagcattatcaagcCTTACTTTCTTAATGGCATACTCTGAGAACTGCGTTCTCAGCTTTATTATCTGGGCAATGAATTTTGCGAAAGCCGTATTTCATGTCGTCAAAAGAGACACACTTGACCATCTACTAGATGCGTCAATCAATACCATGAAATACTTAAATGGCCCGCACGGTGGGTGGACCGGCCCACATATATCATTATGTATCCTTTCTAAAAACATTGGTGATTCATTGCCTACTTTTGCTGGTGATGGCCGAGTTATAAGTTTCCCTTGAGAACATGCATTGCATGTAAATTCGCCCGTTTGCAAATTTTTTCCGTTTTTCAACGGATGGCCATTCGAATTTTGCACTATCTTTCTCATCATGACTAAACCAGGATGTCCTAGCCTCTCATGCCAAATCTTAAATGTATCAGTAAACTTCATGTTTACCACGGCATAGGACTCAGTCATGGTTATTTTCGTACAATATAGTCCAGAGGATAACATTCTTAACTCTTCCAATATATGTTTCCTCTCGGACTTAATGCAAAGAAATTCAATGCCATCTTTACTCATAGTCTCAATATGATATCCATTTCTTCGGATATCCTTAAAACTTAACAAGTTTCTATGAGACTCGGGGGAATACAATGCATCACTTATTTCAAATATTGTTCCCCCTGGCATTGAAAATTTCACTCTTCCAGAGCCCATAATAATCTTTGCATTACCAGATATTGTACTTACGTTTCCAGCGTAATCTTTTATTTTGAGACTAgaaatatttcttatctttaatTATCGTGTGCGTTGACGCACTATCTGCCAAACACAGATCTCCATCCATAGTCTCAAAGTTTGGCATTTTCTGAgtataaaatattcataaaacatatattattaaacatcaaaCATGACAAACATAACATATATCTTACAACAAAAGATATAGATACTATAAtacaatttatttatatcaCATCGATCTACATCACTCATCGATACTCTCTGGCTCAACCAGAAAGTCTGATACGTCGAGATGAGTATCATCGTTCAAACCATGAAAGGATGGCCCAGGTTCATCAGAGATGAAGTTTGTTTCAcctcttcctttctcttttccCTTTTGGGATTCTCTATATAGATCGGCTAAATGTTTTGGCGTACGACAATTACGTACCCCATGACCTTTCATGCCGCATCTGTAGCAAACCTTTCCTGTTTGCCTTTTATCATCCTTGCCCTTTTCATTCCTTTCATTTTCGTGGAAGTTCTTGTTATCTCTTTCATCATAGGGACgaaatcttcttcctcgtcctcttccacgaccatgATAACGGTTTCCACCACGTCCACGACCTCGTCCTCTTCTATTATCATAACTGGATGATGCAACATTCGCTTCAGGGAATGGAGCAGATCCAGTGGGACGAGCTTGATGGTTTAAAGTCACGAGTTGATTATTCTGCTCCGCTACAAGGAGGACTTGCATCAACTCCGAGTAACGGGTATATCCATTCACCTTGTACTGTTGCTGCAGGATTACATTTTCAGGATGGAACGTGGAGAGAGTTTTCTCGATCATATCATAATCACTTATTTTCTCTCCACATAACATCATCCTCGAAGTAATTCCGAACATCGCAGAATTAAACTCACTAACACTTTTGTAATCCTGGAACCGGAGATGGATCCACTCGTGTTTAGCTTTCGGTAAGATCACATATTTCTGGTGATTGAACCTCTCTTTTAAAGATTTCCAgaggtcacaaggatcctctTTCGTAATATATTCATCCTTTAAACCATAATAGATGTGGTGTCGTAAAAATATCATGGCTTTAGCCTTTTTCTCATCCGACACCGTTTTCGAACTATCGATGGTTTCCAAAAGCCCGTTTCCTCTCAGGTGCATTTTTGCACCCACTGCCCAGGTCATATAATTATTTCCTTCAATATCCAGAGCATTAATTTCGAGCTTTGTCAAATTCGACATGATAACTGTATtcatagtaaaatatataaatatagtaaagacgagaatttaaatgcataatttaaatgcaaaaattaaaagcataaatttaaattgcataaatttaaattgcaggaatttaaatagcataaataaaatcggGAGGCTCAGCCTACTACATGATCCGAGGAGTCATAgactaccatattgatcatttttcaaagtccgaggagacatggtctaccattttgacttttacttatttcaaggTCCGAGGATACTTAGTCTACCATTTTtgaccttttctttttattcacgGAGGCAAAGCCTACCACGTATTTCTCTGATCATGAAGGCATAGCCTACCATAACGATCAGTCGGGGAATGCAGCGCCTATCATCCCGAAAAATAAATGGAGAAGGTCCAGCCTCTCACtccaaaataattataaaatttaaataaattaagtatattgaaatacataaatttaaatattacttcGGCGGGTTTAAGAACTTTCGGATTGATAAGCCTCAGTTGATCAGAgcctcgtgctgataacgtgttgtataATAGTAACCGAGATAGAAGGTTTATAAgtattattatatagttttatttctgaataataaagagagagagttgaCGTGAGATGTGAGTGAGAGAGAGTTATAAGATTGACTTTTTCCTTTTCATATATCTGTTATAACAAAGGAGAGCACAAATGTATTTATAGGGAGAAGAGGTCGGTCTATTTAACCAACTACAAACTACAAgacaaaataagaaataaacaTTATCTCTTTAGATAGATAATCATATTTGATATTATCTTTTTAACAAAAAGATgtttttgtcaaagttaattTGGAGTTTGAAGAAGTGAGAATCAATTTGGAGTTTGCAGCGAGTACAGCGAATGGTGTCttgattttatttgtttgcATACACTTTTGATGGTGTCCGCTCTAGACTAAACCCGTTAATGTTTTGAGGCCCCTATGTAAATAGTCAGCCCATATAACTTGCACTAAACGGTGAATCGCTCATGCCAAGTCTCTCGACATCCCTCGTTCTTATCTCTCACTCCCTCACTCTCTACGGAGAACTTCGCAATGGAAGCCCGTGACCATGATGTAATCGTGATACCGCACGAGATTATGCAACAGATCGACGAGGAAAACCAGAGAAGCCTCGTCCTCAAGCTGCTCAACCCCAAGATCCAGAAATCGCGTCAGATCTTGAAGATGTTTTGTCAAGCTTGTGGGTAGTCTTAAACATCACAAAGCTCAATGTCCGTTTCCAAGAGCAAACTGATGTGTTTGGAAATCAAACTAACTTCGTCTGTGTTGGGAGTGAGAGTTGTGTCTATAAAGATCTCAGTAGCAGCGAGGAGGAAGCTTTTTTGGGAGTTTGTAGGAAGCCTAATGAATGTCTAAAGTTTCTTGCGTCTGTAGCAATGTAATTAGCTTAGTACCACTATCTAGTATCTGCAATAACATTCTGAATGTTCAAATAGTTGCTATGTCTATCTTTGAACGAGTATTTATGTGGAAACAGATCTACGAAGGCTATCGCTGCAATGAATCCGAGTGTTATTTATAATAAGTTTGATGGCCTGTAATcttatatcataaaattaatgatGTCAAATTTGAAACTAGAGAACGCAGATCAAATGTACTTGTATTATACTCATACTAATAATATTGGACAAGATTACAAGAATGAATAATTGAATTTCTTGATGTAACggaaaaaaagtttgtttcaaGAGAGAAATCAAGAACTGTGTtgttgaacaaaacaaaaagagaaataaagaaagatTAGACAGGTAGAAAATAATGTTCAGTTGAAATTATAACAGAATCCTTGTTTATAAAATATGGCTTCGCCCGGGTTCGAACCGGAGACCTTCAGTGTGTTAGACTGACGTGATAACCAACTACACCACGAAACCTCA
This genomic stretch from Brassica napus cultivar Da-Ae chromosome C9, Da-Ae, whole genome shotgun sequence harbors:
- the LOC106375448 gene encoding uncharacterized protein LOC106375448 → MHLRGNGLLETIDSSKTVSDEKKAKAMIFLRHHIYYGLKDEYITKEDPCDLWKSLKERFNHQKYVILPKAKHEWIHLRFQDYKSVSEFNSAMFGITSRMMLCGEKISDYDMIEKTLSTFHPENVILQQQYKVNGYTRYSELMQVLLVAEQNNQLVTLNHQARPTGSAPFPEANVASSSYDNRRGRGRGRGGNRYHGRGRGRGRRFRPYDERDNKNFHENERNEKGKDDKRQTGKVCYRCGMKGHGVRNCRTPKHLADLYRESQKGKEKGRGETNFISDEPGPSFHGLNDDTHLDVSDFLVEPESIDE